AGGCGGGTGAGAACCCCCGAGGCACTGCCACAatctgccaggagctgggctgcatCTGGGAACCCTGCGTGGCCTTCGTGCACCTTCCGCAGGGTCTCCCCGTTCACCACCTGTCGGCTCCTGGCCTGGGACACAGCCCCCTcgctgctgctgttggcacaGCACTGACTGTCAGCACTGCCCTTGCCAATGACACAGCTCTGACCGTTGGCTTTTCTCTCCtgacagggagacagggaaggCTCCACActcacagggagcagcccctggtCCTGGGCCAGGTCCTGGGGAGAGGCCATGCTGGGaccaggagctggtggcagcagcaggagtttgtcagagggacagacagcagcagagggcacAACACTGGCCTTGTGCTGAGTGGCCACCACCTCACCCCCCTCCTTTTGTGCCTCTTGGGTCTGCCAGCCTCCAGTGGGCACAGAGCTCTCCTCACTCATACACCCGGGATCCATCTTCACTGGGGAGctttcctgggcagctccaCTCTGACCTCTGGGAAGGGGCTCTAGGGACAGCAAAGGGGCATGTTCTGGCTTGATGCTGCTGTCCTCATCCCCACACTGGTCACCAGGAAGATGAAGGTCCGAAATGGAAGAAACCAGCCATTCCATCACCGACTTTGTCTCTGTGGTGTCAGGCTCCATGTCCATCAGATCAGAGCACGGGTCTGTGCCAGTGGTGTCCCTCTGGGCCTGGGTGGCCACGGGAAGCCCAATCTCCATGTCCTTCCCTGTGTCCTCTGTAAAGGGCTGAGTGGGTGGCCAAGAGCAGCAGCGCTGTGGAGAGCCCGGAAGAGCCGCAGGGAAACTGACCTGTGAGGTGTAATCAGTTTTCAGGAAAGACCTTCTCTTCCTCAGGCTCTTGGTGTAGGTCAGCTCCTTCTCCTGTCTGTGCTTCTCCCTCATCGACAGGTTCTCCCCCAAGCTGTAGCACCTCAGCCTCTTTGGGATGCAGGAGGAGTTCTCTGTGCCCTCCCAGGATGCCGTACCATAGCCTGATggcaagaaaaaatatgaaaatcaggAAGTAATGCAGGGCAGCAGAATACCTGTATGCCTACACAGTGGGTCAAAAAGCTCCTGGCACAAGACTTGGAATCACAGGCACAAATGTCCAGCAGCAATGCCTGGCTCCCGAgggcaaaaagaaaatggtCTCTCGTGATCAAGTACCTACTTGGAATCTGAGGTCAAGAAAAAGGCAGAGCTTGAGGGTGAAGGACAAGGACTGAAGCCTAGGGTTAGTTAAGGAGAGCTCCAGAGTAGCTTCACCTAAAGGCAGGTGTGGCTGTAATTACCCAGTTAAAAtctgaggacagcagcagcattacAAGAGCACTGCCTATAGCCATAGGCTTATCATCAAATAGAAACATGGTCAGAGGTTTCCTGCTGGATATTTAGATTATAACTTCCAGATTTTAATTAGATTATAATTTCCAGATATGACAGTTTTTTGCCTGAACACAGTATAGTGATTGTGCATTACTATAACAGTCAAAACTGTTCTAATGATATGAATCAAGTTCTTAAGAGGTTCTGTTAATACTGAAAGAGTTGATCACTTCAGAAACAAGAATCCTCCCATTTCTGAGATAATACAATGGTTAGGGAGCTGCCTAGCCCTGGGAACCCTTGACCCAGCTCTGTAACTAGCCTCTGATCTGAACATGACCTTTGATGTTGGGGGTTCATGTAACAATGTTTGACAGGTTTGAGGTCTCCTTAGCTGAAAGGAAGAGAATAGAGATTCCAGAATGCCACTCTTAAAACTGACTTTTCCCAACACCCAGTGTTTGCACGTGATAACAAATCCTCCTGCAATGTCACTGTAATGGTGCTGAGGAGTGGCCTGTGGAGAATAGGTGTTCAAATGTTCTTCAAAAGTCCTGGAGAAGCTACTAGGAGCTGGAAGGTGAGCCCCCAAGAAGGCCCGAcggcagcagaggcagcacccCAGCCcggcagcaggagaaaggacCTGCAGCCCGCAGGTGTGGCTTTACCTGCCAGTGTGTCCGGAGGGCTGAGCCTGTCCGCAGCATCGTAGAACTCCTCCTCGGAGCTGGAGTCACTGAAGCCCGGGGGTGGCCTCAGGACGAGGTCGCCGTCACCTGCGCTGAGCCCTTCCTGGCCTGAAGCACCGTGCCCCGGGCCGGCGCCGCCGCCCTGCGCGCTGCCCGCGGGGGATGTGCTGTAGCACAGGCTGTAGTAGCCCGCGGTGTCCACCTCGGACAGCCTGGCCTCCAGAGTGGACGCCCCCGCGCCCTGCCCCGAGGGGCTGCCCCCGGGCCCCGCCTGCTCTGCCGGCGGCacctgcaggaagcagaaatagtccccggctcctgccccgccGGGGCTCCCCGCGGCGCACACCGGCACGAAGCTCCTGTCGGAACTGCTCATTTCCTGCACGGTCGGCGTATAAAAGTGGAACAGCTCTGGCCTGGAGGAAGAGCACGCTTCCAGCTCATCTTCCTCCAGCGCATCTACGGAGTCGCTGGAGCCGCTCGTCTTGAACCCTCGGCTCTCGGTGTTAGCCGAGTCGGACGCCTCGGATGCGCTGTCGGTGGCGTTGTCACCGCCGTCCCGCGGGTGGCCCGCTCCAGCCGGGGGCTCTGCGCTGCTcccccgggggctgcggggctctccctgcccctccGCACCGCCGCACGCCTCAGCGCCGTCCGTGCGACGCTCCGAGGAGGAATCCAGGTCCCAGGAGTCTTCAGAGTCGCTGCAGGCTCGGGATTCATACCCTGGGATTTAAACGAACTTGTTTTTAGCCCAGAGCAGcaccctggagctgcagggcagctgccaGTTGACCGCTAGCCCCCAGCCTTGGTCTGCAATTCCCACAAGCCTGCAGCTATCACAGAACCATGAatgctggaaaagccctctaagatcatcaagtccagccttaATCATCTGCAGATGCCACCACATAGCCTGTTTATTGCTCCCACAGGATGCTGTTCCCAGGAGCTAGGTCATCCACCCacttcctccccttcctttgtaaaaaaaggctatttttttaaaaccttcttCAGCTGAGACACGATGCagttgctgctttttctctccccagGTAAATATGGAGACGTTTGCATCCACAAAGAGTCTGTAGTAACCAATGATGAGGCAGACGAGATCCTTTGCACTGTTTGATTCCAACAGCAGAGTaaggagctttttttttgtttatttttttgcaggtgtggaggagaaaagggtaaaaaagaTTAGAATAAACAAATATTGTTTGTACCACAGtctgcaggaacaggctgcacaaGGACAAGGCACGCCCTCTGTCTCATACTTCCCTCAGTCTAATTTGCAGGAGGCACAGACaaagagtaatttatttttctcacctTTTGTGCCTTTGGTGTGTCCTACTGATGGTGGAACAATCACTTTTCCTCAGCAGAAAGAATCTCTTCCCTctagtaattttattttgttcttcctaCAAGCTTTCCCTCCCAAGTCTGTTTTAAGCCTTTTGTCCTGGTGACACCCTCAGCCTTTGAGAGGAGCAGATGGTGCAGGTGACTTCCCTATGCTTCtgtccccacacagccactcaccTTCAGGTCCTGCAGGTAGATCTTGACAGTGCTCACTCGCTCAGACTCCTCGCTGAGCTCCACCCTGCTGATGCTGGGGAACTCGGCCAGGGTGGTGATGATGTTGAGCTTGCTGTTGATGATCTGGCTCACGCCATGCTTGGCACCCACCAGCAAGGCCACGTACGactccctgtcctgcagctgtAGGGGCAGAGGTCAAACCTGTCGATAAAGCCTGGGCAGGGACCCCTCGGCCCCCTGATCTCCTGTAGGATCTCAGCACTGACTCTCtttgctgctgggctgccacaggagcctgctccctgctctttaCACTGCACAGGGACCAGCAGCTTCCCATGGCCCCAGGTTGCCCCAGGAATGCACCAGCAGTGGCACATGGCAGCCCAAGGTGTCCTCGTATGGACCCAATGagacctgctgcagctggagggtAGAAACTTCACAAACACATATATGGGGTTGGAAGAAATGTCAGTACTTTCTGAGacaattaatgaaaaattaattaatgcacATATCATCTGGCAGAAATTGTTCAATTTGCATGTAGGTGTAAACTTTAGCATTACTGTGACCCATGGGTGAGGTCTTCCTCTGGTACAGACCCACCAACATTGCTTAGCTCCCTGTGTGACACGTGtttcacagctcagcagagatgCAAGTGCACCTGAGGAAAATCAACAACCCAAGAATCCTCTTGTAAAAagagaagaggttttttttacagtgaggtTTAAATGTTTCCAATATTTTTTCTAGAATTTGAAGCCTCCCCAGATTTCTCAAGTACTTTATAATACACAAAATATACACAGGGGTTATCTGAAGAACAAGAGTCACAgctttcatttagaaaaaacatGCATAACTATTCTGTAGACTGGTCTGTGTTGTGGACACTTCAATGGAATTATGCTGTTTCTCCAGCAGAGCCCCTTACCAACATCTACCATGATATCCCAGGACAGGGAgaagcagtgtggccagcaggactgcATGccaaaagcaattaaataaataaacagctcCTACCATCATGGTGGCATTGAAGATCTTCCCACTGTACATCTTCAGCTCTCCCAGGATCTGCAGGTAGCTCAGGCGCACCTGGGCTGCTGTGAGTGTGTGCTTCatttgggaagagaggaaacaaaGTTTAGAAACGGGTActtcaggcagctgcaggacagaggagTTCTGCCAAGCAGGACTGGGTGTCTGACCAACACATCAAGCTCAGTCTGGACAGGCAACAGAGGTGTCCATGGACCATCTCACATGGCCCACTGAGCATCTGGCAGCCCACAGCAAACTGCAGTGAGACATGCAGTGCAGGGAGATGATGAGTGAGGGCACAGGGCATGAGAAGCAGGGGAAAACCCCcaggtgacacacagggagGAGACCCCTGGGGGGGCAGACACCAGGGGCATTGTCACCCAGGGCTCACACACTACCTTCTGCCGAGGGTCCAGCAGCACCTGGTTCCGCTTCAGGTGGTAGCTGATGGCTTTCTTGATGTCCTTCCCTCTCATGTTTCGAAGCAAGGTGGGTGAGATGAAGTTTTCGATTCCCCAGTCCCTCCTGGCagaaagagggaagggagcacagaggtcccagccccacaggacagggcagaggcagcaggcaACCTTGGCAGGCTGTGACACACCCAATGGCCTCACTGGCTCAAATTCACTGCTACCTGCACCTGCCACCAGGTTGGAAGTAGGACTGGAAAATGTGCACTTTGGTGCAGAAAAGCCATTTTCACATGGTTTCACAAGAGGTAATTCACAACCCTCCTTTAGCAGGACAGTCCCAATCTCCCCTCGCCATCCAGAGCATGGAGATTCTGTCTTTACATGCACCTTACTTTGGCGCAGACAAGATTATGACATTTCAGCACATTCTGTTTCCTGGACCTAAACTGGGGGCCATGTGTGCTGCTGGACAGTTTA
The genomic region above belongs to Sylvia atricapilla isolate bSylAtr1 chromosome Z, bSylAtr1.pri, whole genome shotgun sequence and contains:
- the FRMPD1 gene encoding FERM and PDZ domain-containing protein 1, with protein sequence MGDLETSLIHTRKTCRIEQMVAKWLHRSRDSTPRGSVPVMDSAGDSAAQPPSRVRVTVTVYKDLVLQHYGFEICPGLPLTIASVTAGSTAEGKLQPGDQLLKINSTTVHDLSVERAAGIIREAGDELLLTVLRCTSGGPKSSFLTAEKRARLKTNPVKVRFAEEVLLNGHSQRLLDPAVLLGMERCSQTVCSHCTAPSVMGSSLLFMPNVLKVYLENGQTKAFRFERSTTVKDIVLTLQEKLSIRSIAHFALVLEEQYSLAKIHLLHEEELIAQVVQKRDSHDYRCLFRVCFVPKDPLDLLQEDPVAFEYLYLQSCSDVLQERFAVEMKCSMALRLAALHIQERIYACAQPQKVSLKYIERDWGIENFISPTLLRNMRGKDIKKAISYHLKRNQVLLDPRQKHTLTAAQVRLSYLQILGELKMYSGKIFNATMMLQDRESYVALLVGAKHGVSQIINSKLNIITTLAEFPSISRVELSEESERVSTVKIYLQDLKLLTLLLESNSAKDLVCLIIGYYRLFVDANVSIFTWGEKKQQLHRVSAEEGYESRACSDSEDSWDLDSSSERRTDGAEACGGAEGQGEPRSPRGSSAEPPAGAGHPRDGGDNATDSASEASDSANTESRGFKTSGSSDSVDALEEDELEACSSSRPELFHFYTPTVQEMSSSDRSFVPVCAAGSPGGAGAGDYFCFLQVPPAEQAGPGGSPSGQGAGASTLEARLSEVDTAGYYSLCYSTSPAGSAQGGGAGPGHGASGQEGLSAGDGDLVLRPPPGFSDSSSEEEFYDAADRLSPPDTLAGYGTASWEGTENSSCIPKRLRCYSLGENLSMREKHRQEKELTYTKSLRKRRSFLKTDYTSQVSFPAALPGSPQRCCSWPPTQPFTEDTGKDMEIGLPVATQAQRDTTGTDPCSDLMDMEPDTTETKSVMEWLVSSISDLHLPGDQCGDEDSSIKPEHAPLLSLEPLPRGQSGAAQESSPVKMDPGCMSEESSVPTGGWQTQEAQKEGGEVVATQHKASVVPSAAVCPSDKLLLLPPAPGPSMASPQDLAQDQGLLPVSVEPSLSPCQERKANGQSCVIGKGSADSQCCANSSSEGAVSQARSRQVVNGETLRKVHEGHAGFPDAAQLLADCGSASGVLTRLSWLSFGVRTDPVSRSLLQDGVDGPVEHLAHLKTSRCMGANAVGRKMLTSPVGAGFGEELVSSSGLAAGQPTRHTGNVAQQELQSAQASLPRKQAPGLGKDSYLASPVGLSISSVPVPLEKGADHGAAKNPFLCFNPEEGEQTRLPSISAGPLGCSPAPRGLDSCGCRLPYISCFPQPHNQGEHETSPPPFPGPLTTPPSSSCSLPRTPGSGFPVSIAGDVVGQDPHIQVLGQLKDQAWMSPADFSRFLAYTVELQEVVGKLCGNQATHLHDQCAEQGVESKGALGWASQNLLSSCQALLSTEQPLTEVQCALRATFDRLVHLAVTCFQVTHCQQCRQRQQELGAALGDVVGTYQQLVQALHQQLRGQVCPELGTKLLARQHTALSAAILYLLQQFRASPWL